A single Anopheles arabiensis isolate DONGOLA chromosome 2, AaraD3, whole genome shotgun sequence DNA region contains:
- the LOC120903147 gene encoding aminopeptidase N-like, with amino-acid sequence MVARTVLITALLCLLASPTTFATRPAWQWLSEPSDFTLSFERELSDLAGSLPVPNRRQAVDESYRLPNNTSPIHYHLALRTAIHENSRQFSGTVKVLFEVLEPTTTVTLHNRRLTVQRAFLHEEAVGGGAGAQIEQVAHSTDPDTEHLTLAVSQLLPAGSRYYLRVEFEGALQNNNNMGFFASSYLDNNGNRRYLASSKFEPTHARSAFPCYDEPLLKASFELELTHYKEYNAVANMPLAGAPTPDPDNADYVTSRFEVTPLMSTYLLAFAVTDFTIRTADRQTVYARPNVFEETAFPLEAGNRILDALSDYMDISYYDYMPKMTQIAIPDRGTGAMENWGLVAYGEPVLLFNPAINTYRNRKSVTTIIAHEYAHQWFGNLVSPHWWEYIWLNEGFATLYEYYAAQLAYPEGEYWELFTVEVIHSAFGADASETVRPMNWNAASPSEIAALFDTVAYDKSGSVLNMFRAVLGDPVWRYGLKTYMTARQLDGATADHLYGGLQEALVSLAPTLLPATVTVRQLMDSWTSEPGFPVLTVYRTYGEQQEAILSQERFLSSKRLPSGHVYYVPYDFTGGHAPDFEPTPAGYGWLAAKADKIATGVPNDQWIIFNRQQNGYYRVNYDAHNWELLIEALHNDPAQIHHRNRAQLVNDAYNLARAEWLDFAVPLRLMSYLRRETQYAPWTAAGSALTYLYNKLRGTAHYAHFQVYANHLLLDIYPTLAIDSVAAQETLLQLYLKQFINTWACRVGHGDCLAKTKQALAAAYQARTPVHPDIATAVYCNGLVDASDEIFVWVYEQFKSSRNQAHRTVLIDALACSRQPAQLESFLTTALGSGAEFDALLATERTRIVSAVYGASREGVDAVLDFLMVPSRVTEFVQRLGQSALNSAVSNIASRTNNQPELDRLNALLVSLGSQIPESVATSARSTVQNNFNWFNTLEGLVVVEFLEQMATTPQEL; translated from the exons ATGGTGGCACGAACCGTACTGATCACCGCTCTGCTCTGCCTATTGGCCAGCCCCACCACATTCGCCACCCGGCCTGCCTGGCAGTGGCTCAGTGAACCTTCCGATTTTACGCTTTCCTTCGAGCGAGAGCTGAGCGACCTGGCGGGTTCGCTTCCGGTTCCCAACCGTCGTCAGGCGGTCGATGAATCCTACCGTCTTCCAAACAACACCTCACCCATCCACTACCATCTCGCGCTCCGGACGGCAATCCACGAAAACAGTCGCCAGTTCAGTGGCACGGTTAAGGTTTTGTTCGAGGTGCTCGAACCAACGACAACGGTGACGCTGCACAACCGCCGCCTTACGGTACAGCGAGCGTTTCTGCACGAAGAAGCGGTCGGCGGTGGGGCCGGTGCGCAGATTGAACAGGTGGCCCACAGTACCGATCCCGACACGGAACATCTAACGCTTGCCGTGTCGCAGCTGCTGCCGGCCGGATCGCGCTACTACCTTCGCGTCGAGTTTGAGGGCGCGCtgcagaacaacaacaatatgGGATTCTTCGCCTCGTCCTATCTGGACAACAACGGAAACCGGCGCTATCTGGCGTCGAGCAAGTTCGAGCCAACGCACGCCCGTTCCGCCTTTCCGTGCTACGACGAGCCGCTCCTGAAGGCATCGTTCGAGCTGGAGCTAACGCACTACAAAGAGTATAACGCGGTTGCGAACATGCCACTGGCCGGTGCGCCCACACCCGATCCGGACAATGCCGACTACGTGACGAGCCGGTTCGAGGTTACGCCGCTAATGTCCACCTATCTGCTGGCGTTCGCCGTGACCGACTTTACGATCCGTACCGCCGACCGGCAGACGGTTTACGCGCGCCCCAACGTGTTTGAGGAGACGGCCTTTCCGCTCGAGGCGGGCAACCGGATATTGGACGCGCTGAGCGATTATATGGATATTTCGTACTACGACTATATGCCGAAGATGACGCAAATAGCCATCCCCGATCGTGGCACCGGTGCGATGGAAAACTGGGGCCTGGTCGCGTATGG TGAGCCCGTCCTGCTGTTCAACCCGGCCATAAACACGTATCGCAACAGGAAAAGCGTTACGACCATCATCGCCCACGAGTACGCGCACCAGTGGTTCGGCAATCTGGTCAGCCCGCACTGGTGGGAGTACATCTGGCTGAACGAAGGGTTCGCCACGCTGTACGAGTACTATGCCGCCCAGCTAGCGTACCCGGAGGGCGAGTACTGGGAGCTGTTCACGGTCGAGGTGATCCACAGCGCGTTCGGTGCGGATGCGAGCGAAACTGTCCGCCCGATGAACTGGAACGCGGCCTCGCCGAGCGAAATTGCCGCCCTGTTCGATACGGTCGCGTACGACAAGTCGGGCAGCGTGCTGAACATGTTCCGTGCGGTGCTGGGCGACCCGGTCTGGCGCTACGGCCTGAAGACGTACATGACCGCCCGCCAGCTCGATGGTGCGACGGCGGACCATCTGTACGGCGGTTTGCAGGAGGCGCTGGTATCGCTGGCACCCACCCTGCTGCCCGCCACCGTCACCGTACGCCAGCTGATGGACTCGTGGACGTCCGAGCCGGGCTTCCCGGTGCTGACGGTGTACCGCACGTACGGCGAGCAGCAGGAAGCGATCCTCTCCCAGGAGCGGTTCCTCTCGAGCAAGCGGCTCCCGAGCGGGCACGTGTACTACGTGCCGTACGATTTTACCGGCGGCCATGCGCCCGACTTCGAACCGACCCCGGCAGGGTACGGTTGGCTGGCCGCGAAGGCGGACAAGATCGCCACCGGCGTACCGAACGATCAGTGGATCATCTTCAACCGCCAGCAGAACGGTTACTATCGCGTTAACTACGATGCCCACAATTGGGAGCTGCTGATCGAGGCGCTGCACAACGATCCGGCCCAGATCCACCACCGTAACCGGGCGCAGCTCGTGAACGATGCCTACAATTTGGCCCGCGCGGAGTGGCTTGATTTTGCCGTGCCGCTCCGGCTGATGAGCTACCTGCGCAGGGAAACGCAATACGCACCGTGGACGGCGGCGGGCAGTGCGCTTACCTATCTGTACAACAAGCTGCGCGGTACGGCACACTACGCCCACTTCCAGGTGTACGCCAATCATCTCCTGCTCGACATCTATCCGACGCTGGCGATCGATAGTGTCGCTGCGCAAGAGACGCTGCTGCAGCTCTATCTCAAGCAGTTCATCAACACCTGGGCCTGTCGCGTCGGGCACGGCGATTGTCTGGCGAAAACGAAGCAAGCGCTCGCCGCGGCCTACCAGGCCAGGACGCCGGTGCATCCCGACATTGCGACCGCCGTGTACTGCAACGGGCTGGTCGACGCCTCCGACGAAATCTTCGTCTGGGTGTACGAGCAGTTTAAGAGCTCGCGCAACCAAGCGCACCGCACCGTGCTGATCGACGCGCTGGCATGCTCGCGCCAGCCCGCCCAGCTCGAATCCTTCCTCACGACGGCACTCGGCAGTGGGGCCGAATTTGACGCGCTGCTCGCAACGGAGCGCACGCGCATCGTATCCGCCGTGTACGGTGCAAGCCGCGAGGGCGTCGACGCGGTGCTCGACTTCCTCATGGTACCGTCGCGGGTGACGGAGTTTGTGCAGCGGTTGGGCCAGTCGGCACTGAACAGTGCGGTGTCCAACATTGCCTCCCGTACGAACAATCAGCCGGAGCTGGACCGTTTGAATGCGCTGCTGGTCAGCCTGGGTTCGCAGATCCCTGAATCGGTCGCCACCAGTGCCCGCAGTACGGTGCAGAACAATTTCAACTGGTTCAACACACTGGAgggtttggtggtggtagagTTCTTGGAGCAGATGGCCACCACCCCCCAGGAGCTGTGA
- the LOC120903287 gene encoding E3 ubiquitin-protein ligase NRDP1 → MGYDLARFQGDVDEELICPICSGVLEEPLQAVACEHAFCRGCITEWLSRQPTCPVDRNPITNNNLRAVPRILRNLLSRLNITCENAMYGCTLVLKLDTLAAHIEECEHNPKRPLPCEKGCGFVIPKDEYKDHNCFRELRSLVHSQQQKMGELKNEINDQNLVINELKRELNLVKDFMRAMRVSNPAMRAIADQMERDEVMRWCNGLARARVTRWGGMISTPDDALQLMIKRALSESGCPPHILDDLMENCHERRWPRGLSSLETRQNNRRIYENYICRRVPGKQAVLVLQCDNTHMNEDVMVEPGLVMIFAHGIE, encoded by the exons ATGGGTTACGATCTGGCCCGCTTTCAGGGTGATGTCGACGAAGAACTGATCTGCCCCATATGCTCCGGCGTGCTGGAGGAACCGCTGCAG GCCGTTGCCTGCGAGCATGCATTTTGTCGCGGCTGCATCACCGAATGGCTGTCGCGGCAGCCGACCTGCCCGGTCGATCGCAACCCcatcaccaacaacaaccTGCGCGCCGTGCCGAGAATACTGCGGAATCTGCTCTCCCGGCTAAACATCACGTGCGAGAACGCGATGTACGGCTGCACGCTGGTGCTCAAGCTGGACACGCTGGCCGCCCACATCGAGGAGTGCGAGCACAATCCGAAGCGACCGCTGCCGTGCGAGAAGGGCTGCGGGTTCGTCATACCGAAGGACGAGTACAAGGACCACAACTGCTTCCGGGAGCTGCGGTCGCTCGTGCAcagccagcagcagaagaTGGGCGAGCTGAAGAACGAAATCAACGATCAAAATCTGGTGATAAACGAGCTGAAGCGGGAGCTGAACCTGGTGAAGGACTTTATGCGAGCGATGCGCGTCTCCAACCCTGCCATGCGTGCCATTGCGGATCAGATGGAGCGGGACGAGGTGATGCGATGGTGCAACGGGCTGGCAAGGGCCCGCGTGACGCGCTGGGGCGGCATGATCTCCACCCCGGACGATGCACTGCAG CTCATGATTAAGCGGGCGCTTTCGGAGTCCGGCTGCCCACCGCACATACTGGACGATCTGATGGAAAACTGCCACGAACGTCGGTGGCCCCGCGGTCTCAGCTCGCTCGAAACACGCCAAAACAATCGACGGATATACGAAAACTACATCTGCCGGAGAGTGCCGG gcAAACAGGCGGTGCTGGTCCTACAGTGCGACAACACGCACATGAACGAGGACGTGATGGTGGAGCCGGGACTGGTGATGATATTTGCTCATGGCATCGAATAG